A stretch of the Capra hircus breed San Clemente chromosome 10, ASM170441v1, whole genome shotgun sequence genome encodes the following:
- the TNFAIP8L3 gene encoding tumor necrosis factor alpha-induced protein 8-like protein 3: protein MDSDSGEQSEGEPGTAAGPDVFSSKNLALQAQKKILSKIASKTVANMLIDDTSSEIFDELYKVTKEHIHNKKEAHKIMKDLIKVAIKIGILYRNNQFSPEEVVIVEKFRKKLNQTAMTIVSFYEVEYTFDRNVLSKLLHECKDLVHELVQRHLTPRTHGRINHVFNHFADVEFLSTLYSLDGDCRPNLKKICEGINKLIDEKVL from the coding sequence GTCCTGATGTTTTTAGTTCAAAGAACCTTGCCCTTCAAGCCCAGAAGAAGATTCTGAGCAAAATAGCCAGCAAAACTGTGGCCAACATGCTGATTGATGATACCAGCAGCGAGATCTTTGATGAGCTCTACAAAGTCACCAAAGAGCACATACATAACAAAAAGGAAGCCCACAAGATCATGAAAGACTTAATCAAGGTGGCAATCAAAATCGGGATCCTCTACCGGAACAACCAGTTCAGCCCAGAGGAAGTTGTGATAGTGGAGAAGTTTAGGAAGAAGCTGAACCAGACTGCCATGACCATCGTCAGCTTCTATGAGGTGGAATACACCTTCGATCGAAACGTGCTCTCCAAGCTCCTACATGAGTGCAAGGACCTGGTGCATGAACTGGTGCAGCGACACCTCACACCCAGGACCCACGGGCGCATCAATCATGTCTTCAACCACTTTGCCGATGTGGAGTTCCTCTCCACCCTTTATAGCCTCGATGGAGACTGTAGGCCCAACCTCAAGAAGATCTGCGAGGGAATCAATAAACTGATAGATGAAAAAGTCCTTTGA